The Apium graveolens cultivar Ventura chromosome 10, ASM990537v1, whole genome shotgun sequence nucleotide sequence GGATAGCGGAGGCATTCGGGCTAGTAAAGGAAAGGAAGTTTTAGGTGGAAGTAGCTCAGGTTCCATTAAACAGAAAAGTATTTTTTGGCAAATAACTCTGCCTTCTATTATGAATCGTTTACAGAAAGACTATTGTTGATGCAATGATAGAGTACAGGTTCTTATGAAACTTGTTATTGATTCTTATGAAACCCCTATAATTGTTCTTTGCGATAAGTCCGTTATCATTCCTTGTAACAACCCTAATGGTAAACCCTTGCTCAAGTACATATACCCCACCCTTGTGTTTGATAACTTATAATCCCTTAGCCCAAAGAGAGTCTTTACAAGTTTTTCATATGTTACATCTTGATAACCTAGATTCCTTGATAATCCTTAAGCCTTGTTACGTATCGTTCTTTGGAACTATCCTTATTGCGAGCTTATACACTTGTTTAAAGTCTGATCAATATCTTTAATTGATGATCCCTGCTTACTCTCGATTTATTCActttccttgaattcttgaactggacttaagaatgatttttgacttgaaagagtccaaaCAATTTCATTTATCGGTAATGTTAAAACTGAATTTAGATaaactttcttgtattccaacACAAAGGTTTTTTAGATGAATTCCTTGAAGATTGGATatagacgtaagaggctagtgggactagtccattcatataagaggctagcggggctagtccattataaggctgaaataatgtcatgggtaccttaatgaccggatggaagtcagtacgggctgatcactCGTATTACATTTAAAAGACAGATATTCCAATTGATGGTtctttaataatttataaaagaAGTAGTGTATATCTTTGATAAAGCAACTTGCTTAATTACTTGAAATGAAACAAAATGAGTAGTATCTTCTTTAATTCGGACAGGATATTAAGGCCAATAAAAAAATCTTGACCTATTTTCGGTCAGGGTCTTGGCCGAAAGATTCCTGACCGAAAAACTCACGAGGAGAGTAATTGGGACCTTAATTCGGTCAAGATATCAAGGCCAATAAAAATCATGACCTAATTTCGGTCAGGATCCTTACCGAAAAACCCACGATCAGAACATTTGGGACCTTAATTCGGTAAGAAAAATGACAGGgaaaatcctgaccgaaaatcGGCCAGGATTCTGGCCGAAAATCTTGCCACAAAGGCTCCACGATCTGAAATAATGGAAGCTTAATTCGGTTAGAAGAAACCATAAAGCAAAAATCCTGACTAAAAATCGgttaggatcctggtcgaaaatccTGCCCCAAAGGCCCCACGAACAGGATAAATGGAGGCTTAATTCGGTCAGAAAAGTGACAGGGAAAATCCTGACCAAAATTCGGTCAGGATCCTGACCGAAAATTCCTGACCTATAAGTATAACCCCACGACCAAAACTTATGGGGGCATAATTCGACgaggatcctggtcgaataagGAGTCCTGGTcgaaattatatatatatatatatataaagaggaAGAAAATAAAGGAAACTTTGGAggatattttctgaaaattagaaATAATCCTGAAAATTAAGGGAAATTCCAAAAGATCaaggaaaattcctgaaaataaaggaaaaaatcctgaaaaatgccagaaaatccctaaaaataggaataaggtaagaaaataaaTATGGAAATTTCAGAAAATATCTCGAAGCCTCGTATAAggtaaatcgttgtaaatgtgtaggtcgctccacactttacgttGAAAACGATACCTTGTGAGGGAATAAATAAACTTAACTTCTACGAAATCTTGTACAATTTCCCAAAGTTAAGGGGCAAATGATAGGGGGTAAAATAAACCATGGttgcgtaattaatatcacaTTAATTATTTTCAGTTTGGGCTGTTAATAAAACCCATTCAAAGGGCCAAAActctgaatattaattaatttcataattaattatatGGGAAAAATAAGTTGATAAGTAAAGTCCAACTAAGGATACAATTCCTTAAGATTGGCCTCCAAAAAACCTCATGGAATAAAGAATCAATTTCCTGCATTTTAGGACTTCAAAGTCCACtctaaatctgtgacttgtccaccaagtctcctaatcCTAATCATATTCAAGTTATcccatgcctatataaggggtcaCATACCACAAACCAGAACTACGTTATTTGACTTGATCATTGACAAATCGcaagatacgtaggcatcttgtaaaggcagattgagtcgcgaaacacgagagcagtcaAATAGAGGCTTGAAGCTAACGAACCCTAACATTAAATACACTCTAGTTTATTACCAAAAACATTGTCCAATTTGACTTTTATACGTAATTTAAGATTCATTGACTGCAAATTTTCGTTAATTATTTTTCATTTCTTTTGTGAACAAAAAGTTTAAGATTTACATTttcattcaattttttttaaataatcaaaaaaaaTATACAGTCAAAATACCTTAAAATACGTGTAAAAGTTAAAATGGACAATTATTTTGAGATGAAAGGAGTAGTAGACATTGTCATATACACATTCTTATCCGTCCATAATGCAAATAACATCACATAATTAACAAACCATCCATTCGTACACCTATAACTCAAATCCTAAAAAAGTTCCATTgaactatatatataatattgatcTGCAAATGAACAGAATCGTACGCACACGTGAATAAAATTTACGATCAACTTATTTAAGTGAATTCGATTATGTTCAACTATAGCTCTCCTATAACCTAACTTCTTAGATTcacaatttttaaatattaaatttattcACGCTTCAACAAATACATAATTACACAATCCATTGTcaacaaatattttttttttttgactaattttggcttatagccttacaaatgagtatctgttctcaACAATTTTCGGGGTGAGCCAGGATCGAACCCAGGATCTGGGAAGACAGAGGATAAGCCCTTTACCACTTGAGCTATCCAACCGTGCTCCATTGTCAACAAATATTAGTTTAGTTCGTGAAATGAAGAACAGTAGTTATAGCCTTATAGGCTTATAGCCCTAGGACCTCAAGTCCATGGGCCGGGCTTGTGTGGGCTAAAACCCAACCCAACTTAACTAAACTAAACAAACCAGAGTCTCCAAGTCCAGCCCATTACACAACCAGAATCTATCTAATCCAATCTATACTTACAAtcacacacaaacacacatacTTACATCTCTTCAACTACATATAAAATCGTGGTCATAAGCTTCTCCCCAAAAAATctaacaaaaacaaaacaacaacctttttaatcaaacatttttattagtttaattaaattaataaaattaatattcCGATGTCGAAATCGACGGCTACTACTACacctttgattcttgtctttttcTCGGCCATTTTCACGGCGAGCTCCGGCGATTCGCCGCCGGCGATGTGTCCGGTACAGCCCAATTTCTTGATCAGCACTCTCAATTCTCAGTGCCCTTTTCATTTCTCGCCTAATTCGCCTCTCCAggtatttttatttatttatttgtgttttaatttaATGTTTTTGTTGTAAAGTTTTGATTTTTAGTTGATTGAGAGTGTTTGTGATGGTTGTGatgtttttatttattaatttgtgttttgatttaatGTTGTTTTTGGGTTTTTGTTGtaaagttttgatttttttagttGATTTTAAGTGTTTGTGATGTTTGTTTTGGGTTTGGGTTGTGGTGAATTTGGTGTGATTGGAAAGTCAACGATTTGGTTGAGTTTTCGGAGTTTCGGGTTTAGGGTTGGTGATTTTGTAGGTTTTAGTGAAATTGGGGGATTTTTAATTGGATTGGGAGAGAAGAGGTACAGGTTTAGCCTTTTATTTAGGTAAAGAAAGAAAAAGGTAGAGTCTTTACGAGAATTGGGAGTGGCATAGTGGTTGCAAAGCTGCTTGTACTGCCTAGAATATTGGTATACTGGTTGCAAAGCTGCTTGTACTGCCTAGAATATCCCTGTCTAACCCTCTAtgtaaaatttaatatttattgaATTTAACTGCCAAGAAAAGGATCAAGCTTTTGACTTTTTATGTATGTTGTTTAGGATGGGGAAGAGATGGATATATAAGTTGGTATTAGGGCTTTACTAGGCAATGTTTATTCTTTCATGTGTTGTGCGTTGTTTTTCATTTTACATTCGGTAGTGATAGTGTATAGTTTTTGAGCTAAGATGTATACGTTATGCAATGCAGGACCGTAGAAGTATAGCTGTTACTAGTTCCCCTTTTCTACGAAGTTgcataatttatttaaattaggTATTAAATCCGCAAGACACAACAATTCAAATAATACTCTGATTGTGTTGACATTATCGTCCTAGATATGCTCGTATCTGGATTTTGGACTGAATAGAGTATAGGAATGCCCTCAATGCGGAAAGTAAGTATATCTTATAAATATAGtcaattaaaaaaaaatattagtCCTTGTGAGCCGATTGCGACCAGTGACTTGTATGTGGCTGTTCGGCAACTGTATTTCCGGACTTAAGGTATCATGTTCAGGAGGTGTGAAATATTATAGATTTTTCTGAAAACAATGGAAGTATAGATTGTGGCAATTTTCTTCTTCTCTTTAAAGCGAGACCTTTAATGCCTTTCCCATTTACCAGCTATGTTACCCGTACTCGGGTATGAGTGTCGGACACGGGTTCGTATCCAAGTGTCGGACTCGacaatattctgaaaaatttacATATTTTCTGTCTAAAATAAGTGTCCAAGTGTCTATACCCAGGTCCGAATGTCGAGTGTCCGACACGGGTAATCGAAGCAAAATGAAGAGTCCGGGTAACTAAGTTTACCAGTGAGTTACTCAAGCAGATGATAGTCAACCTACAGCTGTCTAGAGATAATTACTCACAATATACCCATCTAAGAAGTGAAATACAATAATCCGACCATTGGTTATAATCATgatgatttaaaatataaataaataaagcaGCTACACTGtggcaaaaaaaataaaaattaagcAGCTACACATGGAAGAATTAAGGACTTATGGACAATATCGGCATACACTTGTGAAAACACCGCGGTCATATGCTCTGCCATTGTTTTTGGTTTTCGGAAACATGTGAGAAAAGCTTTAAGGTTTGCAATTCGGGACCAAGTAGTGCGATATATGGTCTTATGAACTAAAGGCAAAGGCAAGCTCACAAGGTTGTGTTTTGTTGTGATGTACCCAACTGCTTTAAGCTCTTATCTGTCAGTGGCTATTGTCTGTTCATTGGGTATAAGGTATGGCCGAGAGGCAATATTGGGTTTTGCTCTTTTGGGATTTCTAAAATATTGAAGAACAGATTAATAGTGAAGTTTAACCAAGCTCTTGCAAATCTAGTAATGCATCATCTCATCCTAAGAGTCTAAGACTATAGTTTGGGTGCTCAAACCCAAAACAACTAAACAAAACAAATTTGACCTTACAATTTCAGCTCGCTCCAGAAACAGtcagaatataaaatattatacaAATATACAATCATACAAACATAATCAACTATATACAGGTCGATGTTGTAAGCTTTTCCCCTTAAATCTAATAAAAACATATTAAATTTAGGTGTAGAGTTCTTTTCTAACGGTGGAGCAAAAAGTGTACCACATTTGTTAATATTAGAATTATAATAATATTGGTAGTTGATTATATTTAGTAGTGTAATAATTTGGTGGTTGCAATAAATGTAAGACAAGCTTTTGATATTTGCAACTCAGGAAGAAGTAGTGCAGTATATTGTCTAGTGAACTAAAGGCAGAGGTATGCTGACAAAGTGGTGTGCGTTGTTGTGATGTACTTGATTACTTTAGGCTATTATTTAATCAGTGGATGTTCTGTTTGTATGTTCTGTTCATTGGGTACAGTGTTCGACTGAGAGGCAATATTGAGTCTTGCTCTTTTGGTTTTTACAAAACATTGAAGAACAGATAGTTGTGGTATGGCCTGGGGTCACCTCGGCCAGCGAATAAGCTAGTCAACCTCAGGAACTACCATGTCTGCGAAGTTCTATGACCTGATAATAGATAGTCTGTTTAATTTGGATAACTAGTCTGTTTAATTTGGATAGCTAATCTCTTTAGAGAACTTGTTATTGATTTGTACTCCATGATATTGTGTAACTAGTCATTAAATGAGTGAAACTGGTAGGGTTTTTTTTTCTATTTACAAGAAAAAGGAAAATGAGCAACAGAAGATTGGTGTCCTTGTCATGACTTAACTGTTTATCTACTGCAATTTGGTTGATCTAGTCCCTGTATCTTTGTTTCCTTAATACCTGAGCGAGTTGCTGAACCATGTATATTTTTACTCTGTTTTTTCTTTTATCTTTTAAAAGTCTTTACTCCCGACACCTATCCTTCTTGGCATGTTTAATGAACTCTCCAGTTGCCTCACCTTTGGTCCCCGCAAGGGGTTCTCGGTAAAAGGAACCAGATGTCATTGTCATCAGCATTTCTTTTCTTATCCTCTATGATGTATGATGATATATATTACAAATGTGTAAGTATGCTTTCTTTTCTCAGGTGGGAAGTGATTTTCTTGACAGAATATTGAATTCCAAGGGTAATAATGCGTACATTTCTGTACTTTTTTATGCTTCTTGGTGTCCGTTTTCACATAATGTCCGGTTGACATTTAGAACCTTGAGTGCCATGTTTCCCCATATTGAACATCTGGAGGTTGAAGAATCCTCAGTGGTTCCAAGGTGATATGTTCACTTAACTTCGCTCAATGAAAAATCACCCCATTTTTTGTTTTATCTAGTTAATTCCTTGTCTCGCTAATACAGCTCCCTATAGTTTTCGTTCTGTTTCGTAGAAgtaaataaaattttcttggttcAGAGCATGTTACTGCTAATTTAACTCTCCCTGAACCATGCCTAACAGTTTACATGTTAATGTTTATGTATACCTTAATCTTTAGTACACTAACTAGAAATGCTAATGAGGTCGAGAATTTCAGGACTTGTGAAAAAAACATAAGATGTAGATTTATTTATTTGTATCAGATTAGTGTTTTTTAAAGAAATAGACAGTGATATATCATCCCTTTCCGCTGTTACTATTGAATCAGGATCCTAGTACATTCTGTTTGCTTTTTCACCATAAATTTTTTCTTTTCTCAATTGACTCCTGTTACCAGAGAACTAGAATATGTTTGTTGATTACTTTCTGGTGTTAAGaataaaaaaaaacttaaaaaaataattcgcaaaagaataaaagaaaagttaatttataaatttttggTGTTTCCTTAGTAGTCAAGGTTGACTTGATTCTGAACTTTCCGTTAAACCGACTATggtaattaatatttattaaggGGTAATATATAAAATCCGTGTATAAGATAAGCGGGAGAAGGAAAGACTTCCTAATAGAAGCACAAACTTGAagtaaaaaagaaaagaaaaactagATTACTGCTTGAAATTAATTAAAAAACTACTGCTGAACCCGCCAAATTAATTATATGATGCTATATTTTTCGTTGGGCTggtattaatatttaaatttaatttttttatgacttGGTCATTTTATTTCTGCAATGGTGGTTCTAATGCAGCGTACTTTCAAGATACAGGGTACATAGCTTTCCTACAATATTAATGGTGAAGCAGACATCGAAATTTCGATATCTGGGTGCAAAAGATCTTAAAACTCTTGTAAGATTTTACAGAAAAACAACAGGCAAGTTACTCCAATGCAACATATCAATTTACTCTTTTAACCCCTATAATTTGCTCTTTACAGTACACACTAAAATAGGTTTCCATGGTCCATGGAAACACATTTCTTCTTCCATAATTTGTGTTTAGACAGCTCCTTTTAGTCACTAGAGTATATTGCAACTGTTAGTTCCTTATTAGAGGCGAAGCCTTGGGTACTTAAACTAGTTTTCTAATTGAGTTTCATGCATTTGATTGCTATTATTTTTAGGGTGGGAGCCAATTCAATATGTTGATATGGAGCAACCTATTAGTTCGGAAGTCAGTGGGGAGTTTGTTATGCGGTCATGGGTAGGCTCATCACCATCCGAGATTCTGAAAAGGGAACCTTACTTGGTACTCTCGTTGCTGTTTCTATGTTTAGCAGTATTGATAAATGCACTACCAAAGGTCTTATTACACTTCAAACCTTTGTGGGTGGCGTATGGACCACATTTGAACTTGGGGATATTTGGAGAGACCAGCCAGATATTGGGACGCCTCCTTCAGATGATCAATATAAAGATGATTTGGACCAAATTGAAACTATGTAAAACCAGTAGCTTCTATCAATGTGCTAAAAAATTGAAGAATGCTCGTGTTTGGGCTTCTTCTCTGCCTTCTGTCTCTTTGGGGAAAACCTCATCATCTAAGTCTGAATCATAGTCTGGCCTGCAAACTTGTATCATAGTCTGTTTGAGGAGGTAGAATTTCTCAAGTTCTAATAAAACAGATTTCTGAGGGAGCTCTACGCTCCCTAACCCATCATCCTTCCCCTCTCATTCCAGAATGAATTTTTTTTCCCATCTTGTTTAGTTACAAAGTCCTCCAATCCTAAATCACGACCACCGGTTGATGATAGTGTTGTAGTTTTGGGTGGTTTCTTTTAGGAAGGAGCGTAGGCAAAGCTTGTAAATTTAGACCAGCTTCTTTTTTGCACGAAACATCTGTTTCGTTTTCTTATAGAAACAGTTGGATAATTATCTAAACATGTATTTCCTCGCAAGGTATCTAGTATATATGTCCCATGTACAAGTTTACGTCTCATCCTCCTTG carries:
- the LOC141692337 gene encoding 5'-adenylylsulfate reductase-like 7 isoform X2, which translates into the protein MSKSTATTTPLILVFFSAIFTASSGDSPPAMCPVQPNFLISTLNSQCPFHFSPNSPLQVGSDFLDRILNSKGNNAYISVLFYASWCPFSHNVRLTFRTLSAMFPHIEHLEVEESSVVPRVHSFPTILMVKQTSKFRYLGAKDLKTLVRFYRKTTGWEPIQYVDMEQPISSEVSGEFVMRSWVGSSPSEILKREPYLVLSLLFLCLAVLINALPKVLLHFKPLWVAYGPHLNLGIFGETSQILGRLLQMINIKMIWTKLKLCKTSSFYQCAKKLKNARVWASSLPSVSLGKTSSSKSES
- the LOC141692337 gene encoding 5'-adenylylsulfate reductase-like 7 isoform X1; translation: MSKSTATTTPLILVFFSAIFTASSGDSPPAMCPVQPNFLISTLNSQCPFHFSPNSPLQVGSDFLDRILNSKGNNAYISVLFYASWCPFSHNVRLTFRTLSAMFPHIEHLEVEESSVVPSVLSRYRVHSFPTILMVKQTSKFRYLGAKDLKTLVRFYRKTTGWEPIQYVDMEQPISSEVSGEFVMRSWVGSSPSEILKREPYLVLSLLFLCLAVLINALPKVLLHFKPLWVAYGPHLNLGIFGETSQILGRLLQMINIKMIWTKLKLCKTSSFYQCAKKLKNARVWASSLPSVSLGKTSSSKSES